One segment of Podospora pseudopauciseta strain CBS 411.78 chromosome 5 map unlocalized CBS411.78m_5.2, whole genome shotgun sequence DNA contains the following:
- a CDS encoding uncharacterized protein (EggNog:ENOG503NWT5; COG:S) produces MNDGDHDRPSRPSNAHWIGDTESTDNKRPATSASARGSNLKPENIPPLHPPSALAVPETSYFDSPSGDLRHSDSQAEIAVRQHLQDIESSFDAPLSPIPSTSNGFDDTFVFDSPSKKPAAPLPKAPADDADESQMLPVPSRTASGTSNNADVSELTESGNDEKQEDTSKATRSLEAFSSSPTAAAAARTISRAFSEAVSINADTSPDRTNPLKDEPYLDHSTESSLVIPPSKEEPAHHNDQENNWQRASVDTGSVNSQAMKSASRPKFLRSRNASQRSSVSSTLTDPESDNTVGIGDYALQSGGAVPSLGMPRNFNSFLSRSISVGSIASGVDDMHDHIGPSVGQLETLDEVDSSLSPQPQPPPHRRAPHVDDEEDDDDVLRTPTQSKSSAALAAPTDTVLARHVRDVHVPESLANEYKSKGGLTTPGRSVTFDNVNLGASTTSRHGKSLTLKEQSSTIERLSKENFDLKLKVMFLSDRLDKLSEEGIKEMISENVELKTGLAVLQRDNKVLRRRVKELEKQLKDEDERPGTAKSAGSEDEDAHDREEELIYLREQMEEYVTEIERLRNENLNREAEKRKMAELVKTLGERAGERMGENLGRQEEADVWKDLLEQETARREQSDEDNRRLRDEVFRLKQEMAQQMGLPISSSSSFHHSRRHAPFSPAARPPTASFSSQDMDNATTVSVTLVDDLRRESEQLRHENAELRREVGAQTSMLTSRNREKERLYQEIEDLKMAQRRGGPAPSTIDSLLERSASRAGVHERSHSRISGGATTVLDDLDRDELEEKLAELRDKNNELKLQNQDLQRELDACMEDFETAVEAKKQAEELVAALQEDIDAAMNDLMALQAERDEALQEHANLEAEFEALRKEAQEEIDALEGEADQRTGEIERLQLDLNDRTENFDALQEEMRKMSDALVRLEDEQESKIRRISQLEQELGDANRELEELELKLLEANDKANRLSVQQESSQGEIAFLREEQEGDKIRIGDLEAALANVEQSLRDEKDRTRELEQRLATERRQREIVANKEKEEVQQFVNELNREASTAKDEARRLRKSLSSREVEATEWKERLLELENNLREALGDLSGTRSSLLKNIAKMQRDLENTVRDLDSTKASLVEKDRIIKQRDALLESHSHETRKLAEMLDKERAAHRNVKNQFETFQKTHSHVTRTVSSQDSRIMELEAQKAADKKRISQLESSFKEQLTERNNLLLILWTRLSTLCGSDWAHDNSLINGRALPSLEAVSTMLPGFSKNLMAAVKMIETMIGNFQTKIKSVEKDLWKEYQTLEGLLDQRTKKLDRLESIVRNNIATGQLSGHSHSSRDVDKLARLEEAYRQLKVECHTLRTAAEVRARQAYAATGDPNGLHDPTSPVGGSPSPSVPTGPKAKSRIPKTGSRGSSLGRTGAPVPSRSSSQFHSHSSRTHLAADEFGMLSPDGGSNPANNSNGTTPHHTDNEAPTSPLHQQDKTPRESLTNQAAGSNTASVAGSQGGTGQSMENKWMLRLRDLEYKLKAEREGRILDRGEAMKRINASESENMALRENLERERRRQLQLSQQGERERERGERERGRGRGGRERERGGEGGRGGEGDKGQGR; encoded by the exons ATGAACGACGGCGACCATGACCGCCCCTCCCGGCCGAGCAACGCCCACTGGATCGGCGACACAGAGTCTACCGATAACAAACGGCCCGCCACCTCCGCTTCCGCCAGAGGAAGCAATCTCAAGCCCGAAAACATCCCTCCACTGCACCCGccctccgccctcgccgtGCCCGAGACCAGCTATTTTGACAGCCCTAGCGGTGATCTGAGACACTCCGATTCCCAGGCTGAGATCGCTGTTCGACAGCACCTGCAAGACATCGAGTCTAGCTTTGACGCCCCTCTGTCACCCATTCCCTCGACCAGCAATGGCTTTGACGATACGTTTGTCTTCGACTCGCCGTCAAAGAAGCCGGCTGCACCATTGCCGAAGGCGCCTGCAGATGATGCCGACGAGTCGCAGATGCTACCCGTCCCGAGTCGAACGGCTTCCGGTACATCCAATAACGCTGACGTGTCCGAGCTAACCGAGTCTGGCAACGACGAAAAGCAGGAGGATACCAGCAAGGCGACGCGGTCGTTGGAGGCattttcttcctctccgaCAGCGGCTGCTGCGGCGCGGACGATATCGAGAGCCTTTTCCGAGGCCGTGTCCATCAACGCCGACACCAGCCCCGACAGGACGAACCCTCTTAAAGACGAGCCATACCTTGATCATTCTACCGAAAGCTCTCTGGTCATACCGCCGAGCAAGGAAGAACCAGCCCACCACAACGATCAAGAAAACAATTGGCAGCGGGCATCAGTCGACACAGGGAGCGTCAACAGCCAGGCGATGAAGTCTGCCAGCCGTCCCAAGTTCCTCCGGAGTCGAAACGCTAGTCAACGTTCGTCCGTGTCGTCGACCCTCACCGATCCTGAGAGCGACAATACCGTGGGAATTGGAGATTATGCGCTCCAATCAGGGGGCGCCGTTCCCTCGCTGGGCATGCCCCGCAATTTCAACAGCTTTCTCTCCCGGTCTATCAGCGTGGGCAGCATAGCTAGCGGAGTTGACGACATGCACGATCATATCGGGCCCAGCGTCGGTCAACTCGAAACCCTGGACGAAGTCGACTCGAGCCTCTcaccccaaccacaaccaccaccacacagaCGAGCACCACATGtcgacgatgaagaggatgacgatgatgtgCTGCgaaccccaacccaatccAAATCCTCGGCTGCGCTTGCCGCCCCGACCGATACTGTGCTCGCCCGACATGTTAGAGACGTACACGTGCCAGAATCGCTGGCGAACGAATACAAGTCCAAGGGGGGGCTGACGACGCCGGGAAGGTCCGTCACGTTTGATAATGTCAATCTTGGGGCGTCCACGACGAGTCGGCATGGCAAGAGCCTGACGCTCAAGGAGCAGAGCAGCACCATTGAGCGGCTGAGCAAGGAGAACTTTGACCTCAAGCTCAAGGTTATGTTTTTGAGCGACCGTCTGGACAAGCTCTCTGAAGAGGGTATTAAGGAGATGATCTCGGAGAATGTGGAGCTCAAGACTGGGTTGGCGGTGTTGCAGCGGGATAACAAGGTGTTGCGGAGGCGGgtgaaggagctggagaagcaATTGAAGGACGAAGACGAACGGCCGGGGACAGCTAAGAGCGCCGGGtctgaggatgaggatgcgCATgacagggaggaggagctgatcTACCTGAGAGAACAAATGGAGGAGTACGTCACGGAAATTGAGAGGCTACGGAATGAGAACCTTAACAGGGAAgcggagaagagaaagatggCCGAGCTTGTCAAGACTTTGGGAGAAAGGGCCGGCGAGAGAATGGGCGAGAATTTGGGCCGACaagaggaggcggatgtCTGGAAGGATTTGTTGGAACAAGAGACTGCTAGGAGAGAACAAAGCGACGAGGATAATCGCCGGCTACGCGACGAGGTATTCCGGTTGAAGCAGGAGATGGCCCAACAAATGGGGCTACCAATAAGCTCATCATCTAGCTTCCACCACAGCAGGAGGCACGCACCATTCTCACCCGCAGCACGACCACCGACAGCCTCTTTTTCGTCCCAGGATATGGACAACGCAACAACTGTGAGTGTCACACTGGTTGATGACCTACGCCGGGAGAGTGAACAGTTGCGCCACGAGAACGCTGAGCTCCGCCGAGAAGTGGGCGCCCAGACCTCGATGTTGACGTCCAGGAACCGAGAGAAGGAGCGCTTGTACCAAGAGATTGAAGATCTCAAGATGGCCCAACGACGAGGCGGCCCAGCCCCATCGACTATCGACAGTCTCTTGGAACGGTCGGCATCCCGGGCTGGTGTTCACGAGCGGTCCCATTCACGCATTAGCGGCGGTGCCACGACAGTTCTCGACGACCTGGACCGGGATgagctcgaggagaagctggccGAGCTGCGTGACAAGAACAACGAGCTCAAGCTACAGAATCAAGATCTGCAACGAGAGTTGGATGCCTGCATGGAAGACTTTGAGACCGCGGTGGAAGCTAAGAAGCAAGCCGAGGAGCTGGTCGCCGCCCTGCAAGAGGATATTGACGCCGCTATGAACGACTTGATGGCCCTCCAGGCGGAGCGTGACGAAGCACTGCAAGAGCATGCCAACCTCGAGGCCGAATTCGAAGCCTTGCGTAAGGAAGCACAAGAAGAGATTGATGCCCTGGAGGGAGAAGCAGACCAGCGTACCGGCGAAATTGAGAGACTCCAGCTTGACCTCAATGACCGCACCGAAAACTTTGACGCCTTGCAGGAAGAGATGCGTAAGATGAGTGATGCACTTGTCAGACTGGAAGATGAGCAGGAGTCCAAGATTCGCCGGATCTCCCAACTGGAGCAAGAGCTCGGCGACGCCAACAGGGAGTTGGAGGAACTCGAGCTTAAGCTGCTTGAAGCCAACGACAAGGCTAACCGCCTGTCGGTGCAGCAAGAGTCCAGCCAGGGCGAGATTGCCTTCTTGCGAGAAGAGCAGGAGGGAGACAAGATTCGGATCGGAGACCTCGAGGCTGCTCTCGCTAATGTCGAGCAGAGCCTGCGGGATGAGAAGGATCGTACCAGGGAGCTGGAGCAACGTCTCGCTACCGAGAGAAGACAACGCGAGATTGTCgccaacaaggagaaggaagaggttCAGCAGTTTGTCAACGAACTCAACCGGGAGGCATCGACGGCCAAGGACGAGGCTCGGAGACTCCGGAAGAGTCTGTCGAGCCGGGAGGTCGAAGCCACCGAGTGGAAGGAGAGATTACTGGAGCTCGAAAACAACTTGCGCGAGGCGTTGGGTGACTTGAGCGGTACTAGGTCCAGCTTGCTCAAG AACATCGCCAAGATGCAACGGGATCTCGAAAACACTGTCCGCGACCTCGACTCTACCAAGGCCTCGCTCGTCGAGAAGGATCGCATCATCAAGCAGCGTGATGCTCTACTCGAGTCTCACAGCCACGAAACCCGGAAGCTGGCCGAGATGCTCGACAAGGAGCGGGCCGCCCACCGCAACGTCAAGAACCAGTTTGAGACGTTCCAAAAGACGCACTCTCATGTCACCCGCACGGTTAGCTCCCAAGATTCGCGGATCATGGAGCTCGAGGCCCAAAAGGCTGCAGACAAGAAGCGCATCTCTCAGTTGGAGAGCAGCTTCAAGGAGCAGCTTACGGAGCGCAACAACCTGTTGCTCATTCTCTGGACCCGTCTGTCCACCCTTTGTGGTTCAGATTGGGCACATGACAACAGCCTCATCAACGGGCGTGCCTTGCCCAGTCTGGAGGCTGTTTCGACCATGCTTCCCGGTTTCAGCAAGAACCTGATGGCGGCTGTCAAGATGATTGAGACGATGATTGGTAACTTCCAGACCAAGATCAAGTCGGTCGAAAAGGACCTCTGGAAAGAGTACCAGACTCTGGAAGGGCTGCTAGATCAGCGAaccaagaagctcgacaGGCTGGAGTCCATTGTGCGCAACAACATTGCCACCGGACAACTCAGTGGCCACAGCCACTCTTCGCGTGACGTGGACAAACTTGCTCGCTTGGAGGAGGCGTACAGACAGCTCAAAGTAGAATGCCACACCTTGCGGACAGCTGCGGAGGTTAGAGCCCGGCAGGCTTACGCGGCGACTGGTGATCCGAATGGGTTGCATGATCCCACTTCTCCAGTTGGGGGGAGCCCATCCCCTTCTGTGCCCACTGGCCCCAAGGCTAAGAGCCGGATCCCCAAGACGGGTAGCAGGGGGAGTTCGCTTGGACGGACGGGCGCACCTGTACCGTCTCGTTCCTCAAGCCAGTTCCACTCTCACTCGTCGAGGACCCATCTCGCGGCTGATGAGTTTGGGATGCTGTCTCCTGACGGGGGTAGTAATCCTgcaaacaacagcaacggGACTACGCCCCACCACACGGACAATGAAGCTCCTACCTCACCACTACATCAACAGGACAAGACACCGAGGGAGAGCTTGACCAACCAAGCAGCTGGCTCTAATACGGCTTCGGTTGCTGGTTCACAAGGTGGGACGGGGCAGTCGATGGAGAATAAATGGATGCTGAGACTACGGGATCTGGAGTATAAGCTcaaggcggagagggaggggaggataCTGGATCGGGGGGaggcgatgaagaggatTAATGCTAGTGAGAGTGAGAATATGGCGTTGAGGGAGAATCTGGaacgggagaggaggaggcagttGCAGTTGAGTCAgcagggggagagggagcgggagaggggggagagggagagggggagagggagaggggggagggagagagagagagggggagagggagggagagggggagagggggataAAGGACAGGGCAGGTAG
- a CDS encoding uncharacterized protein (COG:S; EggNog:ENOG503P4NX) produces the protein MPVTNLRNPLKRGKDPEPREPEHSDPESPERSPTGQKRPRHDPTSPLCAECQAFDLDNYFDKAPSVLEAWRNGELKAGVKPRSTPVRAKDGSWYFEDAVPIHYFKDRLKPDTKCPLCQFFRQMRVQPDKHEKYKLLALPSSESWLFQIDLLKEWKEMWDKLQDSVFMIVVPDLEWLPPMGHEHTWIEKEVPSVGMICRLQAEEAPEELMRPRELRNEVDLGLVRDWLDNCMKKHGNACRSRTSDDVVERGFRVIDCEADPPTVEVQPWGVSYAALSYVWGTSPEDQVEWPRTVLDAVGATKDIGLRYLWVDRLCINQSDGDEKAYLVSKMAAIYEAAEVTIVAAAGNGAGHGLPGIRDTPRRPQPHYTLDSGNVLISTLRDPRRDILESSHWTRGWTYQEGILSNRRIVFTEHQVYWECRNMAAQESIDTKLFHRFSQVEEFTDDDGAANSKVLWKEREDEELVMADFMLGGIFKGDASSGGPFCSAEGSVHTGGDDPYRLDYGFPSHLSATLRAQLRGLNEHIRAYSHRRLTHGTDSLPAFLGITSMYRRFPELYFLHGLPLYLDGSVPACSTTQVTFAMSASGWYHRSSIQPETTFISEPCSRRPHLPSWTWAGWEGPVSWRAPPAIEHCSNMTDIIDAISVKQPPHPLWVAEFHVFNSAPLAENDMPARTVRLRECHSGEALDAEQPDAIVLQNPYVLKYSTRHPVSESKKKWDWTARAGRVGSRSVQSDQNVPWDTKQYRIAGRLSFVAMSMEMTEEEWTKKHFDGELVSVLMYATRWNPEEQSGHGGAHFMTLRKVRSFRGRTSIWERVGVLYLVIPKVSLDKCVRGDDLLKQAPVERREMTVIIE, from the coding sequence ATGCCCGTCACAAACCTTCGCAACCCCCTAAAACGAGGCAAGGACCCTGAGCCACGAGAACCGGAGCACAGCGACCCCGAGTCACCAGAACGCAGCCCGACGGGACAGAAGAGGCCAAGACACgacccaacctcacctctctGCGCAGAATGTCAAGCCTTCGACCTCGACAACTACTTCGACAAAGCCCCTTCAGTTCTTGAAGCATGGCGTAATGGAGAGTTGAAAGCTGGGGTGAAACCCCGCAGCACCCCGGTTCGAGCAAAGGATGGGTCTTGGTACTTTGAAGACGCAGTACCTATCCATTACTTCAAAGACCGACTGAAGCCAGACACAAAGTGCCCTTTATGTCAGTTCTTCCGGCAAATGAGGGTGCAGCCAGACAAGCACGAAAAGTACAAGCTGCTTGCTCTCCCTAGCAGCGAGAGCTGGCTGTTTCAAATTGACTTGTTAAAGGAATGGAAGGAGATGTGGGATAAGCTTCAAGATTCAGTCTTTATGATTGTTGTTCCTGACTTGGAGTGGCTGCCGCCGATGGGGCATGAGCATACTTGGATTGAGAAAGAGGTTCCCTCGGTGGGAATGATATGTCGGTTGCAAGCTGAGGAGGCGCCTGAAGAGTTGATGCGTCCAAGGGAGTTGCGAAACGAGGTGGATTTAGGTCTCGTGCGAGACTGGCTGGATAACTGCATGAAGAAACATGGGAACGCTTGTAGGAGCAGGACTTcagatgatgttgttgaacGCGGCTTCAGGGTGATTGACTGCGAAGCGGACCCTCCCACGGTAGAAGTCCAACCGTGGGGGGTTTCCTACGCCGCGTTGAGCTACGTGTGGGGAACAAGCCCTGAGGATCAAGTTGAATGGCCAAGGACCGTCCTGGATGCCGTTGGTGCAACGAAGGATATCGGACTGCGATACCTTTGGGTCGACAGGCTGTGCATCAACCAGTCAGACGGTGATGAAAAGGCCTATCTGGTCTCCAAAATGGCAGCCATCTATGAGGCAGCTGAAGTAACCATTGTCGCCGCGGCCGGCAACGGTGCCGGTCACGGTCTTCCGGGTATTAGGGACACCCCCCGAAGACCACAGCCACACTACACTCTTGACAGCGGGAACGTTCTTATCTCGACTCTTCGAGATCCGCGCCGTGACATTCTCGAATCAAGCCACTGGACGCGAGGCTGGACATACCAGGAAGGTATCCTCTCCAACAGACGCATCGTCTTTACCGAACATCAAGTCTACTGGGAATGTCGAAACATGGCTGCTCAAGAGAGTATCGACACTAAGCTCTTTCACAGATTCTCACAAGTTGAAGAGTTTACCGACGATGACGGGGCGGCCAATAGCAAAGTTCTCTGGAAAGAGcgagaagatgaagagctTGTCATGGCCGACTTCATGCTAGGTGGCATCTTCAAAGGTGACGCTTCGAGCGGAGGCCCATTCTGCAGCGCCGAAGGTTCCGTCCATACCGGGGGGGACGATCCATACCGTCTGGACTATGGCTTCCCGTCGCACCTCAGCGCCACCCTCCGTGCGCAACTCCGCGGACTTAACGAGCACATTCGGGCGTACTCCCACCGGAGGTTGACCCACGGTACAGATTCCCTGCCAGCGTTTTTGGGAATCACCAGCATGTACAGACGCTTCCCTGAGCTTTACTTCCTCCACGGCCTGCCTCTCTACCTCGACGGCAGTGTCCCAGCCTGTTCCACCACGCAAGTTACTTTTGCCATGTCAGCGAGCGGATGGTATCACCGGAGCAGTATACAGCCAGAAACAACATTCATCTCAGAGCCTTGCTCTCGAAGGCCACACCTTCCGTCATGGACCTGGGCAGGATGGGAGGGGCCTGTTTCCTGGCGGGCTCCTCCCGCTATCGAGCACTGCTCCAACATGACGGACATAATTGACGCCATCTCGGTGAAGCAGCCCCCGCATCCCCTCTGGGTAGCGGAATTTCACGTCTTCAACTCGGCGCCTTTAGCAGAGAATGACATGCCTGCAAGAACGGTGAGGCTGAGGGAATGCCATTCTGGTGAAGCTCTCGATGCAGAACAGCCAGATGCGATTGTGCTCCAAAATCCGTATGTGCTGAAGTATTCCACACGACATCCAGTTAGCGAAAGCAAGAAGAAATGGGATTGGACAGCCAGGGCGGGCAGGGTGGGCAGCAGGTCAGTTCAGTCTGACCAGAATGTTCCGTGGGATACGAAACAGTATCGGATTGCTGGGAGGTTGTCCTTTGTTGCTATGAGTATGGAAatgacggaggaggagtggaCAAAAAAGCACTTTGACGGGGAGCTGGTGAGTGTTTTGATGTATGCGACGAGGTGGAATCCTGAAGAGCAGAGTGGCCATGGAGGGGCGCATTTCATGACGTTGAGAAAAGTGAGGAGTTTCAGGGGTCGTACTTCGATTTGGGAGAGGGTCGGGGTGCTTTACTTGGTGATTCCCAAGGTCTCGCTGGACAAGTGTGTGAGGGGGGATGACTTGTTAAAGCAGGCTCCGGTGGAGAGACGGGAGATGACTGTTATTATCGAGTGA
- a CDS encoding uncharacterized protein (COG:S; EggNog:ENOG503P2XE), with amino-acid sequence MYQTLRGEEFRVAQLLPAEFDDEIRCVLEIRSPDIKTAYEALSYQWGDDSNLKTIHILHLRRPPNPPDNRLARARLRKGLSMVITRLYIIFAWYHIRSIEFRLNLQLAMMVLNLHFSGTIPDVVDEMLETKPWRLAYSFRATDVEDFDFDDLQVTPSLDLALRHLRWGTASRTLWIDALCINQKGEAEKRIQIQCMQAIYANAWQVVVWLGGYHGITAENSACSEANYCLQRHQIEKAFYAAGALSTPGYLTWTGYSPNKLLPV; translated from the exons ATGTATCAAACTCTGCGTGGAGAAGAATTCCGCGTCGCCCAACTACTTCCCGCAGAATTTGACGACGAAATCAGATGCGTCTTGGAAATAAGATCACCCGACATCAAGACTGCATACGAAGCTCTGTCATACCAATGGGGCGATGATAGCAACTTGAAGACCATCCACATCTTGCATCTTCGCCGTCCCCCAAACCCGCCCGACAACAGATTGGCAAGGGCTCGCTTACGAAAGGGGCTGTCCATGGTTATAACACGCCTCTATATCATCTTCGCCTGGTACCACATCCGCTCAATCGAATTCAGGCTCAACCTCCAATTGGCCATGATGGTCTTGAACTTGCATTTTAGTGGCACT ATACCAGACGTTGTCGATGAGATGCTCGAGACAAAACCGTGGAGGTTGGCCTACAGCTTTCGAGCGACTGATgttgaagactttgactttgacgacCTGCAAGTGACACCGAGCCTTGATCTGGCGCTTCGACATCTCCGATGGGGAACGGCTTCCCGGACACTTTGGATCGACGCGTTGTGTATCAATCAAAAGGGCGAGGCGGAAAAGCGAATACAGATTCAATGTATGCAGGCAATTTACGCCAATGCCTGGCAGGTCGTTGTATGGCTTGGGGGGTATCATGGTATCACTGCTGAGAACAGCGCTTGCAGCGAAGCGAATTACTGTTTGCAACGCCACCAGATTGAGAAAGCCTTTTAC GCAGCTGGCGCTTTGTCTACTCCTGGCTATTTAACTTGGACAGGGTATTCGCCGAACAAGCTGTTGCCGGTCTGA
- a CDS encoding uncharacterized protein (COG:S; EggNog:ENOG503NW42): protein MKFPWILKRGLIPATRLRFTGHMQTIVRNMGDLNNTEAMREHVKPAHDSTYEFKSFAIRPCDEDQDIRKRYRPFLLSDEISESDWVSKLELATAAKMVDTELLVQNKDRLKILVLYGSLRARSFSKLLAYEASRILFRLGCDVRVYDPAGLPVKDDEQHDHPKVRELRELSKWSDGHVWISPEQHGNLTAVFKNQIDWIPLSTGSVRPTQGRTLAIAQVNGGSQSFNAVNSLRILGRWMRMFTIPNQSSIPQAWTHFTDANDPVDGGNRLKPSSNRDRLVDCMEELVKYTIVMRPHFDLFGDRFSEREEAKVKK, encoded by the exons ATGAAATTTCCCTGGATCCTGAAGAGAGGGCTCATTCCGGCCACCCGACTCAGATTCACAGGGCACATGCAAACAATAGTTCGAAACATGGGAGACCTGAACAACACAGAGGCGATGAGGGAGCATGTGAAGCCAGCCCATGACTCCACGTACGAGTTCAAATCCTTTGCAATCCGTCCCTGCGATGAAGACCAGGACATACGCAAGCGGTACCGTCCGTTCCTTTTGAGCGATGAAATCTCCGAATCAGATTGGGTGTCGAAGCTCGAATTGGCCACAGCGGCGAAAATGGTCGACACTGAGCTGCTCGTCCAAAATAAGGACAGGCTAAAGATCCTCGTGCTTTACGGAAGTCTTCGGGCGCG ATCATTCTCCAAGCTTCTTGCGTATGAGGCATCACGCATTCTCTTCCGCCTCGGCTGTGATGTAAGAGTGTACGATCCAGCAGGTCTCCCAGTCAAGGATGATGAGCAGCACGACCATCCCAAAGTGCGTGAGCTTCGGGAGCTTAGCAAGTGGAGTGACGGGCATGTCTGGATCAGTCCCGAACAACACGGGAACTTA ACCGCCGTCTTCAAGAACCAGATCGACTGGATCCCACTCTCAACCGGCTCTGTCCGACCCACTCAGGGGAGGACCCTGGCTATTGCGCAGGTCAATGGCGGTTCCCAGTCGTTCAATGCCGTCAACTCTCTGCGTATTCTGGGCCGTTGGATGAGAATGTTTACCATTCCAAACCAGAGTTCCATCCCGCAAGCATGGACGCACTTTACGGATGCCAATGATCCTGTGGATGGAGGAAACCGACTGAAGCCAAGCTCCAACAGGGATAGGCTGGTGGATTGcatggaggagctggtcaAGTACACCATTGTTATGCGGCCACACTTTGATCTCTTTGGGGACCGGTTTAGCGAGAGGGAAGAGGCAAAGGTTAAAAAGTGA
- a CDS encoding uncharacterized protein (EggNog:ENOG503NZXQ; COG:S): protein MPEATAIMSTMRGLTEAEANHIIAIEQGCSAISLLGCLFVLVTFSVSDAFRQRAVNRMVFYATFGNMLTNVATLMTRTYVGDENSFGCQLQGFLIQVFMQGDAYWALAMAINVWLTFYHKYDQRMLRRMEIAYFVCCYGVPFIPGFTFIFASNQNGRPYGNAVLWCWLRPEWEIYRIALFYGPVWLSIVVTMFIYLRAGREIYQKRRKMLNFSSSNGTGTVVGNEPFSPVANEFSTAFNFKTTEVTQTTEIIQPPAPIAAAHSRTKSPGAPAGAQVKDPNFSYSVNISADPSANARVSLDDDDLEAAESPTTLTSTMSSTQKAKHARVMSSGGFQSTQISTGNSPNLHARRRNMENNNATWSYAKCSILFFSVLLITWIPSSGNRVYSMVHRGEVSKPLFFASAFVLPLQGFWNAIIYMVTSWAACKSLWAAIMLSLPGCCSGRSRRMSVVEITDGKPHHHTLRRDQGYSGRQSTVGKWVGSKSLQEESTSMEDLTREGRSHAERTSPV from the exons ATGCCAGAAGCAACAGCCATCATGAGTACCATGCGTGGCCTCACTGAGGCCGAGGCGAACCACATCATTGCCATCGAGCAAGGTTGCTCGGCCATCTCACTGTTGGGGTGTCTTTTCGTCCTCGTTACCTTCTCCGTCTCTGATGCCTTCCGCCAACGCGCCGTCAACCGCATGGTCTTCTACGCCACCTTTGGCAACATGTTGACGAATGTCGCCACCCTCATGACGAGAACATATGTCGGCGACGAGAACTCGTTTGGATGTCAGCTCCAAGGCTTCTTGATTCAAGT ATTTATGCAAGGCGATGCGTACTGGGCTTTGGCCATGGCCATTAATGTGTGGCTCACATTCTACCACAAGTATGACCAAAGAATGTTGAGAAGGATGGAGATCGCCTACTTTGTCTGTTGCTACGGTGTGCCATTCATTCCGGGATTCACATTCATCTTTGCCTCAAACCAAAACGGGAGGCCATACGGCAATGCCGTCTTATGGTGCTGGTTGAGGCCCGAATGGGAGATCTACAGAATTGCGCTGTTTTACGGGCCTGTGTG GCTTTCCATCGTCGTCACAATGTTTATTTACTTGCGGGCTGGGCGCGAAATCTACCAGAAGCGACGAAAGATGCTCAActtcagctcctccaatGGCACTGGCACAGTGGTAGGAAACGAGCCGTTCTCACCTGTTGCAAACGAGTTCTCCACCGCCTTCAACTTCAAGACCACGGAGGTCACCCAAACCACCGAGATTATCCAGCCACCTGCCCCCATCGCAGCCGCTCACTCAAGAACTAAGTCACCAGGTGCCCCTGCCGGGGCTCAGGTCAAAGACCCCAACTTCTCTTACTCTGTCAACATTTCCGCCGATCCCTCTGCCAACGCACGTGTCTccctcgacgacgatgaccTCGAAGCCGCCGAAAGCCCAACCACATTGACGTCAACGATGAGCAGCACCCAAAAGGCCAAGCATGCCCGTGTGATGAGCAGCGGTGGCTTCCAGTCCACACAGATATCCACCGGCAACTCCCCCAACCTTCACGCCCGCCGGCGCAACATGGAGAATAACAACGCGACCTGGTCATATGCCAAGTGCTCCATTCTCTTCTTCAgcgtcctcctcatcacatGGATCCCTTCCTCTGGAAATCGTGTCTACAGCATGGTCCACCGCGGCGAGGTCTCCAAGCCGCTCTTCTTTGCCTCGGCTTTTGTGCTACCACTTCAGGGATTTTGGAACGCCATCATTTACATGGTCACATCGTGGGCGGCGTGCAAGTCCCTCTGGGCTGCCATTATGCTCAGCCTCCCCGGCTGCTGCTCTGGGAGGAGCAGACGGATGAGCGTGGTCGAGATCACCGACGGCAAGCCGCATCATCATACGCTTCGACGGGATCAGGGGTATTCCGGGCGGCAGTCGACAGTTGGGAAGTGGGTTGGGAGCAAGAGCCTGCAGGAGGAGAGCACGAGCATGGAGGATTtgacgagggaggggaggtcaCATGCTGAGCGGACGTCGCCTGtgtaa